The proteins below are encoded in one region of Bdellovibrio bacteriovorus:
- a CDS encoding outer membrane beta-barrel domain-containing protein produces MLKKTLLMIILAASQAFAQQGADTKPATNADQRGSDKLDIKKLEQKYWAAKDDDFSVVQNRRYTKADRFYLTLAGGVPINDPFGKGSITGAQLGYFFNERWGVDVSYQKVNMEDNDSTKQFKEDNLTSPNYNFIDSSTMLSVTYVPLYAKMSFVDKAIIYFDMGISLGVGTTDYLIKKEEGDEKKNGMTYQIGINQQIFFSEHFAIRADFINKFTNEERMKYSTIAPDRDMGSKVVNDTSLMVGITYWH; encoded by the coding sequence ATGTTGAAGAAAACACTTTTAATGATCATCTTGGCTGCATCGCAAGCATTCGCACAGCAAGGCGCTGACACGAAACCAGCTACGAACGCAGACCAAAGAGGCAGCGACAAACTGGACATTAAAAAACTAGAACAAAAATACTGGGCGGCAAAAGACGACGACTTCAGTGTCGTACAAAACCGTCGTTACACGAAAGCCGACAGATTCTATCTGACTTTGGCTGGCGGTGTCCCTATCAATGACCCGTTCGGTAAAGGTTCGATCACCGGAGCTCAATTGGGTTACTTCTTCAACGAACGTTGGGGCGTTGATGTAAGCTACCAAAAAGTGAACATGGAAGACAACGACAGTACAAAGCAGTTCAAAGAAGACAACTTAACTTCTCCGAACTACAACTTCATTGATTCATCAACGATGTTGTCTGTGACCTATGTTCCACTCTACGCAAAAATGAGCTTCGTTGATAAAGCCATCATTTATTTCGATATGGGTATTTCTTTGGGTGTAGGCACAACAGATTACCTCATCAAAAAAGAAGAAGGCGATGAAAAGAAAAACGGCATGACTTACCAAATCGGTATCAATCAGCAGATTTTCTTCTCGGAGCACTTCGCGATTCGTGCGGACTTCATCAATAAGTTCACAAACGAAGAGCGCATGAAATACAGCACGATCG